A portion of the Luxibacter massiliensis genome contains these proteins:
- a CDS encoding 23S rRNA methyltransferase attenuation leader peptide has translation MLVFQMRNVDKTSTVLKQTKNSDYADK, from the coding sequence ATGTTGGTATTCCAAATGCGTAATGTAGATAAAACATCTACTGTTTTGAAACAGACTAAAAACAGTGATTACGCAGATAAATAA
- a CDS encoding recombinase family protein, producing MNEYNKITALYSRLSVGDEDRDGGESNSIVNQKAFLERYAQQQRLTNIRHYIDDDESGRFFDRSAYSRMMEDVENGKIGVCIMKDLTRWGRDYLQVGNAMEVFRRNNVRFIAVNNGIDSDNPDTLEFAPFINIMSEWYAKDISKKVKTGIRTKGASGKPIATEAPYGYMKDPNNKDFWIIDEEAAEVVRLIFRLFIGGKNRNQIAVYLKNEQILTPTFYLKQHDRGTAKSRPLNEENRYKWNKATLTKILTRQEYCGDVVNFKTTKHFRDKRNHYVDKSEWQITENVHEPIIDRADFETVQRILENAPVRRPNGDGEIHPLSGLMFCKDCGAKMHIRIDYRNGGKRHVAFCSEYHKGKAKNPKCNSPHIIDADLVMQTIADVLKKVAEYSISNREEFEALVRKNLDMQQTDKSKKQQKRIPQITTRLEQIDKVLNKLYEDNALGAIPQDRYEQMSQKYSEEYYTLKAELAELKEQLSAFEDAGGWAHKFLKLIERYAAFTDLTPAILNEFISRIEVHERDKKRAKQAVQHIGIYFSYIGKFENELTQLAEPTEEEIRQMREKIEEAQKEKSRAYHRNYSKEYRAKNLEKRREYERIKAREYRAKRKAQAAALPVS from the coding sequence ATGAACGAATATAATAAAATTACAGCCCTTTACTCCCGCCTTTCCGTCGGGGACGAGGACAGAGATGGCGGCGAGAGCAACAGCATTGTAAACCAAAAGGCATTTCTGGAACGGTACGCCCAACAGCAGAGATTAACCAATATCCGGCACTACATTGACGATGACGAAAGCGGCAGGTTCTTTGACCGCTCTGCCTATTCCCGCATGATGGAGGATGTGGAAAACGGAAAAATAGGCGTCTGCATTATGAAAGACCTGACGCGCTGGGGGCGTGATTATCTCCAAGTCGGCAATGCAATGGAGGTATTCAGACGGAACAATGTCCGCTTTATCGCGGTCAATAACGGCATAGACAGCGACAATCCCGATACATTGGAGTTTGCGCCCTTTATCAATATCATGTCGGAGTGGTACGCAAAGGACATCAGCAAGAAAGTAAAAACGGGTATCAGGACCAAGGGTGCAAGCGGCAAACCCATCGCCACCGAAGCCCCATACGGATATATGAAAGACCCGAACAACAAGGATTTTTGGATAATCGACGAGGAAGCCGCCGAAGTGGTACGCTTGATTTTCCGTCTGTTTATCGGCGGGAAGAACAGAAACCAAATTGCCGTATATCTCAAAAACGAGCAAATCCTCACGCCTACGTTCTACCTCAAACAGCACGACAGAGGGACAGCGAAAAGCAGACCGCTGAACGAGGAAAATCGCTATAAATGGAACAAAGCAACCTTAACCAAGATACTCACAAGGCAGGAGTATTGTGGTGATGTTGTCAATTTCAAGACCACAAAGCATTTTCGGGACAAGCGCAACCACTATGTAGATAAAAGCGAATGGCAGATAACCGAGAATGTGCATGAGCCGATTATCGACCGCGCCGACTTTGAAACCGTACAGCGGATTTTGGAAAACGCGCCTGTCAGACGCCCTAACGGGGACGGAGAAATCCACCCTTTGTCGGGCTTGATGTTCTGTAAAGACTGCGGCGCAAAAATGCACATTCGCATAGATTACAGGAACGGCGGCAAGCGTCATGTTGCCTTTTGCAGCGAGTACCACAAGGGCAAAGCCAAAAATCCCAAATGCAATTCCCCGCACATCATAGACGCTGATTTAGTCATGCAGACTATCGCGGATGTTCTGAAAAAAGTTGCAGAATACTCCATAAGCAACCGGGAGGAATTTGAAGCATTAGTCCGAAAAAACCTTGATATGCAGCAGACGGACAAGAGCAAAAAACAGCAGAAGCGTATTCCGCAAATTACAACACGCCTTGAACAGATTGACAAGGTGCTGAATAAACTCTACGAGGATAACGCCCTCGGTGCTATCCCACAAGACCGATACGAGCAAATGTCACAGAAATATTCGGAGGAATACTATACGCTGAAAGCGGAACTTGCAGAACTCAAAGAACAGTTATCCGCGTTTGAGGACGCAGGAGGATGGGCGCATAAGTTTTTGAAGCTGATAGAACGCTACGCCGCCTTTACCGACCTTACCCCCGCCATTCTCAATGAATTTATCAGCAGAATTGAAGTGCATGAGCGCGATAAGAAAAGGGCAAAACAAGCTGTTCAGCATATCGGGATATATTTCAGCTATATCGGCAAGTTTGAAAACGAACTGACACAGCTTGCAGAGCCGACAGAGGAAGAAATCCGGCAAATGCGGGAGAAAATCGAAGAAGCCCAAAAGGAAAAGAGCCGCGCTTATCATCGGAACTACTCAAAGGAATACCGGGCGAAAAACCTTGAAAAACGCCGGGAGTATGAACGCATCAAGGCGCGGGAATATCGGGCAAAGCGAAAGGCGCAAGCCGCTGCGCTGCCCGTATCGTAA
- a CDS encoding MT-A70 family methyltransferase — protein sequence MEQKKYNIIYADPPWRYEMKKGQGVAENHYSTMGIEEICSLPVQEICDKDCALFLWVTFPQLPEAFKVIKAWGFCYKTVAFVWIKQNKSGKGYFFGLGYWTRSNAEICLLAVRGKPKRISKKVFQLIVSPLQEHSKKPEEARKRIVELMGDLPRIELFARRQSVGWDVWGNEVESSLDMENLQENRGKEQPEKCADCSG from the coding sequence ATGGAACAGAAGAAATACAACATTATTTATGCCGATCCGCCATGGCGATATGAGATGAAAAAAGGGCAGGGAGTTGCGGAGAATCATTACTCTACAATGGGGATAGAAGAAATCTGCAGTCTGCCGGTACAGGAAATCTGCGATAAGGATTGTGCGCTGTTTTTGTGGGTGACATTCCCTCAATTACCAGAAGCGTTCAAAGTAATCAAAGCATGGGGATTTTGCTACAAGACAGTTGCCTTTGTCTGGATCAAGCAGAATAAATCAGGAAAAGGGTATTTCTTTGGCTTAGGATACTGGACTCGATCCAATGCGGAAATCTGTCTTTTGGCAGTAAGAGGAAAGCCGAAAAGAATATCAAAAAAAGTATTCCAGCTTATTGTCAGCCCTTTGCAGGAGCATAGCAAGAAACCGGAAGAAGCCAGGAAGCGTATTGTAGAACTGATGGGGGATCTTCCCCGGATTGAACTGTTTGCAAGGCGGCAGTCCGTTGGATGGGATGTATGGGGAAATGAAGTAGAAAGCTCCCTGGATATGGAAAATTTGCAGGAAAACAGAGGAAAGGAGCAGCCGGAGAAATGTGCAGACTGCAGCGGATAA
- a CDS encoding VirB6/TrbL-like conjugal transfer protein, CD1112 family → MFDGIFEAIENWMRDLLTGMVTSNLTTMFTDVNDKTGQIASQVGQTPQGWNGSIFSLIQNLSNSVIIPIAGMIITFVLCYELITMLTEKNNMHEIDTWMFFKYFFKMWVAVWMVSNTFTITMAVFDVGQYVVNAAGGVISSDTAINVETMLDAMETAMESMNIGELVVLALESMLVSLCMKILSVLITVILYGRMIEIYLYTSVAPIPFATLSNREWGQVGNNYFRGLLALGFQGFFMMVCVGIYAVLVSTIEISDNMHSALFGIAAYTVILCFSLMKTASLSRSIFNAH, encoded by the coding sequence ATGTTCGATGGCATTTTTGAGGCAATCGAGAACTGGATGAGGGATCTCCTGACCGGGATGGTGACGTCCAACCTGACGACAATGTTTACCGATGTCAATGATAAGACCGGGCAGATTGCGTCTCAGGTTGGACAGACGCCCCAGGGGTGGAACGGCAGTATTTTCAGCCTGATACAGAACCTTTCTAACTCGGTGATCATTCCCATTGCGGGGATGATTATTACTTTTGTCCTGTGTTATGAGCTGATTACCATGCTGACGGAAAAGAATAACATGCACGAGATTGACACCTGGATGTTTTTTAAGTATTTCTTCAAGATGTGGGTAGCGGTCTGGATGGTATCCAATACGTTTACGATCACTATGGCTGTCTTTGACGTGGGCCAATATGTGGTCAATGCGGCGGGAGGCGTGATCAGTTCCGATACAGCGATCAACGTGGAAACCATGCTGGACGCTATGGAGACGGCGATGGAATCTATGAACATCGGGGAGCTGGTAGTGCTTGCCCTGGAAAGTATGCTGGTGAGCCTGTGCATGAAGATTTTATCTGTCCTGATCACGGTCATTTTGTATGGCCGTATGATTGAGATCTACCTTTACACCTCGGTTGCGCCGATCCCCTTTGCCACCCTTTCCAACCGGGAATGGGGGCAGGTGGGAAACAACTATTTCCGTGGGCTTTTAGCCTTGGGATTCCAGGGATTTTTCATGATGGTGTGCGTCGGCATTTATGCGGTGCTGGTATCTACCATTGAAATCTCCGACAACATGCACTCAGCCCTTTTCGGAATAGCGGCTTATACGGTAATTCTCTGTTTCAGCCTGATGAAAACGGCAAGTTTAAGCCGCTCGATCTTCAATGCGCATTAG
- a CDS encoding transposon-encoded TnpW family protein translates to MTEKKTTTTAQKQPDGIITTQRNGQTIVAELFFNHRSAETFRDKLLKAILADYSHFSASDGQEP, encoded by the coding sequence ATGACAGAAAAGAAAACCACAACCACCGCGCAGAAGCAGCCGGATGGTATCATCACAACACAGCGGAACGGACAGACCATCGTTGCGGAGTTGTTTTTCAATCACAGAAGCGCAGAAACATTCCGCGACAAGCTGCTGAAAGCGATACTTGCCGACTATTCGCATTTTTCTGCGTCTGACGGTCAAGAGCCGTAA
- a CDS encoding PcfB family protein — protein sequence MQDEVNEKVVSLCISGGKISARILKNVLMKYLQEIERREKQQAEKSAAKGDPDKSISYRGKISMEQLKAEKKELSNIEITDKNIKSFEKYARKYEVDYCLKKDCSMEPPRYYVFFGAKDEASMTAAFKEYTGWQLKKSKKISVRKKLSLAKERQAKHREREKNRQKERGPEH from the coding sequence ATGCAGGATGAAGTCAATGAAAAGGTTGTGTCGTTGTGTATCAGCGGAGGAAAAATTTCTGCCCGGATATTAAAAAATGTTTTGATGAAATATCTGCAGGAAATTGAAAGGAGAGAAAAACAGCAGGCGGAGAAATCTGCCGCAAAGGGAGATCCGGATAAAAGTATTTCTTACCGTGGAAAAATCAGCATGGAACAGCTTAAGGCGGAAAAGAAGGAACTCTCCAATATTGAGATTACGGATAAGAATATAAAATCCTTTGAGAAATATGCCCGGAAATATGAGGTGGATTACTGCCTGAAAAAAGACTGTTCCATGGAGCCGCCCAGATACTATGTGTTTTTTGGGGCAAAAGATGAAGCGTCTATGACGGCTGCGTTTAAGGAATATACAGGCTGGCAGTTAAAAAAGAGTAAGAAAATATCTGTCCGGAAAAAGCTGTCCCTGGCAAAAGAGCGGCAGGCAAAGCACCGGGAGCGGGAGAAGAACCGTCAGAAGGAGCGTGGGCCGGAGCATTGA
- a CDS encoding recombinase family protein, whose product MTGSIYGYVRVSTREQNEDRQLIALREVGVSDKNIFMDKQSGKDFERPQYKKLLRKMKKDDLLYIKSIDRLGRNYEEILQQWRIITKDKGVDIVVLDMPLLDTRRGKDLMGTFLSDIVLQVLSFVAENERTNIRQRQTEGIAAAKARGVRFGRPPRPLPDNFHAVYQRWRAGKITGTAAAKECGMPLATFRYRAEIYEKAKLL is encoded by the coding sequence TTGACTGGAAGCATTTACGGCTATGTGCGTGTCAGCACAAGAGAACAAAACGAGGACAGGCAGCTTATCGCCTTACGCGAGGTAGGCGTTTCAGATAAGAATATCTTTATGGATAAGCAATCCGGCAAAGATTTTGAGCGTCCACAGTACAAAAAGCTGCTTAGAAAAATGAAAAAAGACGACCTGCTCTATATCAAGAGCATAGATCGTCTGGGACGCAACTATGAAGAAATCTTACAGCAATGGCGTATCATCACAAAGGACAAGGGCGTTGACATTGTGGTTTTGGATATGCCCCTGCTTGATACGCGCCGGGGAAAAGACCTTATGGGAACATTTCTCTCGGATATTGTGCTTCAAGTGCTGTCCTTTGTGGCAGAAAACGAGCGCACCAATATCAGACAGCGGCAAACAGAGGGTATCGCGGCAGCAAAGGCGCGGGGTGTGCGCTTTGGGCGACCACCACGCCCCTTGCCGGATAACTTTCATGCTGTTTATCAGAGGTGGCGTGCCGGGAAAATTACCGGCACAGCAGCCGCAAAAGAGTGTGGTATGCCCCTTGCGACCTTTCGCTACCGGGCAGAAATCTACGAAAAAGCCAAATTATTGTAA
- a CDS encoding peptide-binding protein — MGNLGAQKEKRNDTPISAKKDIMGDKTVRVRADLHHIIKIETAKNGGNVKEVMEIRLRSKLKSVLIVHYLKILYNRN; from the coding sequence GTGGGAAATTTAGGCGCACAAAAAGAAAAACGAAATGATACACCAATCAGTGCAAAAAAAGATATAATGGGAGATAAGACGGTTCGTGTTCGTGCTGACTTGCACCATATCATAAAAATCGAAACAGCAAAGAATGGCGGAAACGTAAAAGAAGTTATGGAAATAAGACTTAGAAGCAAACTTAAGAGTGTGTTGATAGTGCATTATCTTAAAATTTTGTATAATAGGAATTGA
- a CDS encoding conjugal transfer protein TraG, with amino-acid sequence MSKKKTVKRKNNRSVKETVTLFLEKGRKKLSETVKGNLPSVDWKRLLIRNLPYGIVFYLVDKVAWLYRYCVGDSLIEKLGVLFLNFSLAFQNVFPSFHPQDLCIGVIGAVLVKLAVYLKGKNAKKYRQGVEYGSARCGA; translated from the coding sequence TTGAGTAAGAAGAAAACTGTAAAACGGAAAAATAACAGGTCTGTAAAAGAAACAGTAACGTTGTTTCTGGAAAAAGGCAGGAAGAAGTTATCAGAGACAGTCAAGGGCAATCTGCCGTCTGTGGATTGGAAACGGCTCCTGATCCGGAACCTTCCCTATGGAATTGTATTCTATCTCGTAGACAAGGTGGCATGGCTGTACCGGTACTGTGTCGGGGATTCCCTGATCGAAAAGTTAGGGGTGCTTTTCCTGAATTTTTCCCTGGCATTTCAGAACGTCTTTCCCAGCTTTCATCCCCAGGATCTCTGCATTGGCGTTATAGGCGCTGTCCTTGTGAAGCTGGCGGTGTATCTGAAAGGGAAAAATGCAAAGAAATACCGGCAGGGCGTGGAGTACGGCTCCGCCCGGTGTGGTGCATAA
- a CDS encoding topoisomerase C-terminal repeat-containing protein, whose translation MPTKRSGPLVGKCPKCGNNIVLKKSFYGCSNYPECKFTLAEHFRKKKLTKTNVKELLEGKETLVKGIKNKEKKPYNAVVKIGEKGYIDFISFSK comes from the coding sequence ATTCCCACTAAGCGCTCGGGACCCCTTGTAGGAAAATGTCCTAAGTGTGGCAACAATATTGTATTAAAAAAATCGTTTTATGGTTGTTCAAATTATCCTGAATGTAAGTTTACTTTAGCTGAACATTTTAGAAAGAAAAAACTAACCAAAACGAATGTAAAAGAATTACTGGAGGGAAAAGAAACCCTGGTAAAAGGAATCAAAAACAAAGAGAAAAAGCCCTACAATGCCGTTGTAAAAATTGGGGAAAAGGGATATATTGATTTTATATCTTTCTCAAAATAA
- a CDS encoding AAA family ATPase, protein MTYTKEQIDRANQTDLVSFLQAQGEQLERAGQEYRWKRHDSLTVRENRWYRHSQSKGGGPIDFVMEFYGKSFLEAVEMLIGERGEAPPPVYLQFRLPPKSPDNQTARNYLTAARRIDEDVSGFFFSCGDLYEEAAHHNAVFVGRDESGIPRYAHQRGTVGSFRLDVKGSDKTFNFCYRGEGERLFVFEAPIDLLSFLCLFKKEWQKQSYLSLGGVSEKALLRFLSDRPNIKTVYLCLDSDKAGTDACSRLNSIIPQGYTVNRLVPLFKDWNEVLQRKEEITDGKYLREAVYGLREPQQEETVEIIRMSEVDTQTVEWLWEPYIPFGKVTIVQGNPGEGKTTLALRLCAACTNRKPFPAMAEHEPFNVIYQTAEDGLGDTVKPRLMEADADLDRVLVIDEGKQELSLSDERIERAIRQTGARLIILDPIQAYVGEKTDMNKANEIRPIFRRLAEVAERTGCAVVLIGHLNKAAGGQSAYRGLGSIDFRAAARSVLLIGRVKREPNVRVIIHDKSSLAPEGKPMAFSLGAESGFSWIGEYDITADELLSGTGGNTETKTEQAERLILDLLADGKEMASEDIVKAAAEAGISERTVQNAKRSMGGILGARRVGSQWYNFIKKKQPPETAK, encoded by the coding sequence ATGACCTACACCAAAGAACAGATTGACCGGGCAAATCAGACCGACCTTGTATCATTCCTGCAAGCCCAGGGCGAACAGCTTGAACGCGCCGGACAGGAGTACCGTTGGAAACGGCACGACAGCTTGACGGTCAGAGAAAACAGATGGTATCGGCACAGCCAGAGCAAAGGCGGCGGTCCGATTGATTTTGTCATGGAGTTTTACGGCAAAAGTTTTCTTGAAGCCGTTGAAATGCTGATAGGCGAACGGGGCGAAGCACCCCCACCCGTCTATCTGCAATTCAGACTACCACCCAAAAGCCCCGACAACCAAACAGCGAGGAACTACCTTACAGCCGCCCGGCGCATTGATGAAGATGTGTCGGGCTTTTTCTTTTCCTGCGGCGATCTCTACGAGGAAGCCGCCCACCATAACGCCGTATTTGTCGGCAGAGATGAAAGCGGCATACCGAGATATGCCCACCAACGGGGAACGGTGGGCAGCTTCCGGCTTGATGTGAAAGGCAGCGACAAGACTTTTAACTTCTGCTACCGGGGCGAGGGCGAAAGGCTTTTTGTCTTTGAAGCCCCCATTGACCTGTTATCTTTCCTCTGCCTGTTCAAAAAGGAATGGCAGAAACAAAGCTATCTGTCATTGGGCGGCGTGAGTGAAAAAGCCCTGCTGCGTTTTCTCTCTGACCGTCCGAATATCAAGACCGTCTATCTCTGCCTTGACAGCGACAAAGCCGGGACAGACGCTTGCAGCCGCCTTAACAGCATTATCCCCCAAGGCTACACCGTCAATCGCCTTGTACCGTTGTTCAAAGACTGGAACGAGGTTTTACAGCGTAAAGAGGAAATTACAGACGGAAAATATCTGCGCGAAGCTGTCTATGGCTTGCGTGAGCCGCAACAGGAAGAAACCGTTGAAATTATCCGCATGAGCGAGGTTGACACACAGACCGTTGAATGGCTATGGGAGCCGTATATCCCTTTTGGAAAGGTAACAATCGTACAGGGCAACCCCGGCGAGGGAAAAACCACCCTTGCCCTGCGCCTTTGCGCCGCCTGTACCAACCGCAAGCCCTTTCCGGCTATGGCAGAGCATGAGCCTTTTAATGTTATCTATCAGACCGCAGAGGACGGTTTGGGCGATACCGTCAAGCCGCGCCTTATGGAAGCGGACGCAGACCTTGACCGGGTACTTGTCATTGACGAGGGCAAACAGGAATTGTCCTTATCCGATGAACGCATAGAAAGGGCAATCCGGCAGACCGGGGCGCGTCTTATAATCCTTGACCCCATACAGGCGTATGTAGGCGAAAAAACGGATATGAACAAGGCAAACGAAATACGCCCTATCTTTCGCCGCCTTGCCGAAGTTGCAGAGCGTACCGGGTGTGCCGTTGTGCTTATCGGGCACTTGAACAAAGCTGCCGGAGGTCAGAGCGCATACCGGGGATTAGGCTCTATCGACTTCCGAGCCGCCGCTCGTAGTGTGCTGCTCATAGGGCGCGTGAAACGAGAGCCGAATGTGCGCGTTATCATTCACGACAAATCTTCCCTTGCACCGGAGGGTAAGCCTATGGCGTTTTCGTTGGGCGCGGAAAGCGGCTTTTCATGGATAGGCGAATATGACATTACCGCTGATGAACTGCTGTCCGGCACAGGCGGCAACACCGAAACCAAGACCGAGCAAGCGGAAAGGTTGATACTCGATTTACTTGCAGACGGTAAGGAAATGGCAAGCGAGGATATTGTCAAGGCGGCAGCCGAAGCCGGAATATCCGAAAGAACGGTACAAAATGCCAAGCGCAGCATGGGCGGCATATTGGGCGCAAGGCGCGTTGGAAGTCAATGGTACAACTTCATCAAGAAGAAGCAGCCGCCCGAAACTGCAAAATGA
- the erm(B) gene encoding 23S rRNA (adenine(2058)-N(6))-methyltransferase Erm(B), producing the protein MNKNIKYSQNFLTSEKVLNQIIKQLNLKETDTVYEIGTGKGHLTTKLAKISKQVTSIELDSHLFNLSSEKLKLNTRVTLIHQDILQFQFPNKQRYKIVGNIPYHLSTQIIKKVVFESRASDIYLIVEEGFYKRTLDIHRTLGLLLHTQVSIQQLLKLPAECFHPKPKVNSVLIKLTRHTTDVPDKYWKLYTYFVSKWVNREYRQLFTKNQFHQAMKHAKVNNLSTITYEQVLSIFNSYLLFNGRK; encoded by the coding sequence ATGAACAAAAATATAAAATATTCTCAAAACTTTTTAACGAGTGAAAAAGTACTCAACCAAATAATAAAACAATTGAATTTAAAAGAAACCGATACCGTTTACGAAATTGGAACAGGTAAAGGGCATTTAACGACGAAACTGGCTAAAATAAGTAAACAGGTAACGTCTATTGAATTAGACAGTCATCTATTCAACTTATCGTCAGAAAAATTAAAACTGAATACTCGTGTCACTTTAATTCACCAAGATATTCTACAGTTTCAATTCCCTAACAAACAGAGGTATAAAATTGTTGGGAATATTCCTTACCATTTAAGCACACAAATTATTAAAAAAGTGGTTTTTGAAAGCCGTGCGTCTGACATCTATCTGATTGTTGAAGAAGGATTCTACAAGCGTACCTTGGATATTCACCGAACACTAGGGTTGCTCTTGCACACTCAAGTCTCGATTCAGCAATTGCTTAAGCTGCCAGCGGAATGCTTTCATCCTAAACCAAAAGTAAACAGTGTCTTAATAAAACTTACCCGCCATACCACAGATGTTCCAGATAAATATTGGAAGCTATATACGTACTTTGTTTCAAAATGGGTCAATCGAGAATATCGTCAACTGTTTACTAAAAATCAGTTTCATCAAGCAATGAAACACGCCAAAGTAAACAATTTAAGTACCATTACTTATGAGCAAGTATTGTCTATTTTTAATAGTTATCTATTATTTAACGGGAGGAAATAA
- a CDS encoding Maff2 family mobile element protein — MAFFSSAISILQTLVVAIGAGLAVWGVINLLEGYGNDNPGAKSQGIKQLMAGGGVVLIGTQLIPLLGGLF, encoded by the coding sequence ATGGCATTTTTTAGCTCGGCAATTTCTATTTTGCAGACACTTGTGGTGGCTATTGGAGCCGGCCTTGCAGTATGGGGCGTTATTAACTTGCTGGAGGGATACGGAAATGACAATCCAGGGGCTAAGTCACAGGGAATTAAGCAGCTCATGGCCGGAGGTGGGGTTGTCCTCATTGGAACACAGTTGATCCCCTTGCTTGGAGGGCTATTCTGA
- a CDS encoding DUF3847 domain-containing protein, with translation MSKKKPPTTIEECNAEMELTQKKIRQYENRNKMLDRKLAIEKRKERNHRLCSRGGYLESLVPALIDMSEQEARDFLYTAVFSDKAQEFLRKRAGEATPKNYPCTQGRTYTP, from the coding sequence ATGTCGAAGAAAAAACCACCGACCACCATCGAGGAATGTAACGCCGAAATGGAACTGACACAGAAGAAAATCCGGCAGTATGAGAACAGGAACAAAATGCTTGACCGCAAACTTGCCATTGAGAAGCGCAAGGAGCGCAACCACCGTCTTTGTTCGCGGGGCGGCTACCTTGAAAGCCTTGTCCCGGCACTCATTGATATGTCAGAACAGGAAGCCCGCGACTTCCTCTACACCGCGGTTTTCAGCGACAAAGCGCAGGAGTTTTTGAGAAAACGAGCCGGAGAAGCGACACCGAAGAATTACCCTTGCACACAAGGGCGCACTTATACACCCTAA
- the mobQ gene encoding MobQ family relaxase, which translates to MAIYHCSIKIVSRGKGKSAVAAAAYRAGEKLTNEWDGLTHDYTRKGGVVHSEIMLPPHAPPSFSDRSILWNSVEQIEKSNNSQLAREIEIALPVELSREEQTRLVREYCSSQFVSKGMCADFNIHDTGNGNPHAHILLTMRPLDEKGTWAAKSKKEYVLDENGERVKLPSGRYKTRKVDLMDWNRQENADLWRKAWADLANDYLERSGSAERIDHRSHAERGIEELPTVHMGVAASQMEKKGIATDKGEINRMIQKTNRLMREIRGYIDSLKEWLAEVFAAKKQLQAAPHSPDIATLLTRYLSIEREKSRKYSQGWQQQHTAGELQKISKAIVYLQSKGIATLEDLDAALSSVDEEAKRLNTSVVAKQKRMRTLEKFIEHGSNYNRLKPIHDELKTLKNGWGKKREKFEQAHESDLIIWNAANRFLHANLPEGTKSFKVSEWQKEFDELKAQSTGEYEELKTKRSEVKELQQIRKCIDIVEQAEQRTQEQTHQTPRRKKEDISL; encoded by the coding sequence ATCGCAATCTACCATTGCAGCATTAAGATTGTCAGCCGGGGAAAGGGCAAATCTGCCGTAGCCGCAGCAGCCTACCGCGCCGGAGAGAAGCTGACAAACGAGTGGGACGGACTGACCCACGACTATACAAGAAAAGGCGGCGTTGTTCATTCTGAAATCATGCTGCCGCCCCATGCCCCACCCTCTTTCTCTGACCGTTCTATTCTATGGAACAGCGTGGAGCAAATCGAAAAATCGAATAACTCACAGCTTGCGAGGGAAATCGAAATCGCCCTACCTGTTGAACTTTCAAGAGAGGAACAGACCCGCCTTGTCCGGGAATACTGTTCCTCTCAATTTGTTTCCAAAGGAATGTGCGCCGACTTCAATATCCACGACACAGGCAACGGCAACCCACACGCTCATATCCTTTTGACTATGCGCCCCCTTGATGAAAAAGGCACATGGGCGGCGAAGTCAAAAAAGGAATATGTCCTTGACGAAAATGGGGAGCGCGTAAAGCTGCCAAGCGGCAGATACAAGACGCGCAAGGTTGACCTTATGGACTGGAACAGGCAGGAGAACGCCGACCTATGGCGCAAGGCGTGGGCTGACCTTGCCAACGACTATTTAGAGCGAAGCGGCAGCGCGGAGCGTATCGACCACCGCAGCCATGCAGAGCGTGGTATTGAGGAACTCCCCACCGTCCACATGGGTGTTGCAGCTTCCCAAATGGAGAAGAAAGGCATAGCCACCGACAAGGGAGAAATCAACCGCATGATACAAAAGACCAACCGACTTATGCGGGAAATCCGGGGCTATATCGACAGCTTGAAAGAATGGCTTGCGGAGGTTTTCGCCGCTAAGAAGCAACTGCAAGCTGCCCCGCACTCTCCCGATATTGCCACGCTGCTTACAAGGTATTTGAGCATTGAACGAGAGAAAAGCCGGAAGTATTCACAGGGCTGGCAGCAACAGCATACTGCCGGGGAATTGCAAAAAATCAGCAAGGCGATTGTCTATCTGCAAAGCAAGGGCATTGCTACCCTTGAAGATTTGGACGCTGCCCTTTCCTCTGTTGATGAAGAAGCAAAGCGGCTGAATACAAGCGTTGTTGCCAAGCAGAAGCGCATGAGGACATTGGAAAAGTTTATCGAGCATGGCAGCAACTACAACCGCTTGAAGCCCATTCACGATGAACTGAAAACGCTGAAAAACGGATGGGGCAAAAAGAGAGAAAAATTTGAGCAAGCCCACGAAAGCGACCTCATTATCTGGAACGCCGCCAACCGTTTCCTGCACGCAAATCTGCCGGAGGGTACAAAGTCTTTCAAGGTGTCCGAGTGGCAGAAAGAATTTGACGAACTGAAAGCCCAATCCACAGGCGAATATGAAGAACTGAAAACAAAGCGCAGCGAGGTTAAGGAGTTACAGCAAATCCGAAAGTGCATTGATATTGTAGAGCAAGCCGAGCAGCGCACACAGGAACAGACACACCAAACACCAAGACGCAAAAAGGAGGATATTTCCCTATGA